The Silene latifolia isolate original U9 population chromosome Y, ASM4854445v1, whole genome shotgun sequence sequence cacatatccatatttacctcggcatgtgtcatggtcatttgtttggttggaatgcatatgtatggttgtagagattattttcatattagactgcaggcatgttttataggtcgtagttaggtgagagtcattacaaaattatttctttctatcttttacatatattcacctatgcttatttgtgtgatttgagcgacccgtgagagtccaatatgatAAGTCTCTACGGTTAACGGTTCGACAgcttttaacgactacataactcgtttgcatgattcatattgctaattgattgttgatttttagcatgaaactggtttaggctttgcagtttgcatttcgctctgacattgaactcgttccattaggtcttaagatcgagtctagttcttgcttggggacaagcaagggtttggttaggggaagtttgatgtgtgtccaaaatatgatgttttacaccctattttacacgcatttcagagctcatttgtgtagtttaagctactatttcccctatttccgtctacttttgtgttttgtgtaatattgcagaaatgtgaagaatcttgcggaaatcgagccaaatccgtccccgagtacttagcattgcatttgacatggactaaagactcgggaagcaaacttggtgcgcgtatcgaggcctgaaagacaactttacgaggcttttggagcaaagtaccagctaaagcagtcgattgacttacctacatggtcgatcgaccatagcgcgATTCCTGAaatagatcagaagctactgttatgcgaggttcagtcgatcgactagtccttgtggtcgatcgaccaaaccgtgattTTGCTgtgaattaaaagaacgagaattagaaagcccaatgtaattaggtttcaGGAAAAAAAGTTACGTTAtattatctatataacgtaactttaggtTGTAGAGAGCATCATCgaattttagggaaataattagggttcatcacacaaagattgaacttttattagtttagaataactttcgtcaataaagtttacttttcgcACTTGGTTTTGGTCTTTCTTgttcaattcttctttacggtattcttctgttcctttgttcaggttgttgctttaattcctccgtagtttagaattgctaggttagattttccaaagccaaattatcgtttcatgatagttattaatttagttaatttaaatatgaattcgtttgctttattagTTAATTCTATTGCTGTTactatcaccatcatgagtagctaaatcctttgtgctaagatgtaggggatctgtaggttagacgacTTCGACATAGGCAACCTGTtgtcgggctctggtcgatcgactgacatacatggtcgatcgaccagagcgtgttagatttgcttcgacttaattaatttaattgctatatttgacgaatcgagtgcacgcgactagttgaatgcttcggaattgaccgacccgacaagatcgaaagatggggaggaaaatagactgcttaattaagacgactaaattaataagatcgagagataagttaatttagattttgagtttcattaatcaacaacgaaagttagtattagtgagattagggacccgtagcttaggccgaaaggttgttacctgttaaattggagcgagaggactttttattttcccgtctaacatgcttaagacagtctacctagagttgccgccgtcgaaactacagttatagaactattcaaaacaaactcccacacatttgttactttagattgagattagacaactattaattgcatcgcctctctgtggttcgaccctgactgccactagcttctgtcagtagtatttaggttataaatattatttttggtactaaacgacggtatcaacgacccttcttcttgtctaggcaaggaggggaattccgtgatcctccagtgtttctaacaccatagggagtctattcttgacaaaagcatttaacgattgaggacaaaggtaccctagcttggcccaacttggaggtgatttattggtatccttctaggcttagtagtttcaagaaaccgtatctatgatggaatttgtacccttgaattgcttcccttgtatataatttccgccacttagatgaggaaagtggctattcttttgtagatgcatccattacttgttttgtgtgcttaatgattggatgtatcgccattttggcaagccccaccttgccttgcaagaaggcatcctacctcatggttgtctttttgtgagttgaagggccggagtgagacccgctaattgtctcacatcagctATATTaataggttagtttgaataagggtcctagtttttgtcacctctttactcgggacgagtaaaggttcggtttggggatatttgatgtgacttatatttacgcacatttagtcccctaattgagcctattttgcatactaatataacattccatagccattttatccgtcaaatgctttctattttgctttcttaTCGCCCTGTgcttgttttgtaggaaaggagacaattaggcggaaattcccgtctcttgagcttatttagaaggacattgacgatcttggatgaacGAGTGTGGAAtaagaggcaagaactaaagaccaatattgcatgaataagaagtatgcgagaggaaTCATTCTGaacagcaatccgagcgtccaaaggttCAAGCCGCTCGTCCTATGCCCCAACAATCCCAGCGTCCCGACCTTCAGCCGCTCGTCCTACCcgtccagaatccgagcggattacccTTATGTACGAGCGTCCCTCGGCGTCTTCATCAAGGATGCTCATCTCTCcaaaatacttgcatttccctacttagacttagaattgttaattactaatttagccttagttaacctaatgaggcactactataaataccccattttgatgataatcaaaggggggctTCCATATTtgaaaatcctcttagaatagattaggagtagattagattagattactatttaatctttccaaaaatttcacattaatctctccttaattattctTCAAGTTctttacttttgggtaattgaagattattgggttattattggaggattgacaacccttcatcaatcaatcaagttctcatcttttattctttgctttattatttggaatcatcttcataggtataattctctttacccttgtttaattattgttaatcacttttatttattcatcatgttttgctttgttaatatgattgacaactttattagcatgttgaacatgataatgagtgagtagttacttaactaggattagtgggtaattaggggaaacaaacatagggaatgattcatgtttaatctaatatgttcacataattaaattgcttgtttgttgtattgttaacctatgcacatgttatgtttgatgaaatgctaagcctatgaatccttgcatttttacccatctcttatctattcaacttgacttgtaagacataaaccaactcgagtcatgttagaccatgcatagaagtgattaggaggaaagtatatcgacttgtaggtgttgtacaatctaatcgattcggctccgggacccaactcttcctaagaaccgtaagatataaaccaacttggttcctttacaacattgaTTGCATGCACTTGGTAAACATGTTTgcatgatcaaatcccatgaatcccctatgaccccatgatatcctagtcccctttaatacttgtttacacctttatttgctttattgtttgttttactttattgctttcattagtttaaaacacaactacaaacccaacaaattgtgacactagcataaattgagatagaaagacttagaacccaaagcacaccgtcccatggatcgacctcgacttaccactaactagttgtttgttgagtattataaatgtgttttgattgggtgtacaacgacacgctcacgtcaGTTATCATGTAGTTGATGAAAATATCTCATATGATCAGCAAGCTATCGTTGCAATGGCACTTTCGGATTAGCCACTGAATTAAGTCCAAGAGCTGAAGAAAGCCATACATGTCGAGCAACAGTGCAAGAGCGAAATAAATGATTTAAAGACTCCGGATAAGAGTAACAGAAAACATAAGAAGTACTAACCTGAATTCCATGGAGGGAATGATTATCTAACAAGGGAAGAATATTATGTACTATGCGCCATACTAGAAGAGGTAACTTAGTAGAAGAACGAATACTCCAAAGAACTTTCCACGGAAAGGCAGAATAGAAAGAAGGCGAACAGGAGAAGGAATGTTGTGACAGTAGGAAAGAGTAACCTGATCTAACCGTGTAAACTCCATCCTCTGTGAACTTCAAATAGAGGAAATCATCAATATCAATATGAGGAGGTTCCATAGCAAGAATTACCTTAGCACACGAGGACTCAAAAACACGATAAACTAATTGTTGATTCCAAGTACCTGAATTGCTAAGCAGATCAGAAAGCACAGAAGATGAGGCATTAAAAGAGGGTCGTACAGATTGAACATTCCCTTTAACCCATCGATATGTGAGAAGATCAACCGAGGCCCCATTACCAAGCTTCCAGGATAGAGCAGGGGAAAAACCAGAAGCAGTGCGACAAATGCCAGACCATAAGAAAGATGGTTGAGAGACATTTGATTTCGAACCAGGAATAGGTAAATCCATCCGATATTTCGGGACCATGAATTTCGCTAATAACCCAGAGGGATGATGATGAATACGCCAAAAATTCTTCATAAGGGAGGCCTAACTTAATAGTGAGACAGACTTAAAACCAAGACCACCACTCTCACGAGGGAGCTGCAAAGAGTCCCTAAAGAGCCAATGAATAGATTTGCATTTCATATCTTTACGCCACCAAAAAGAAGTAATCAATGAGTCAATCTTCTTGGAAATCCCAATTAGAAAAGGAATGTAGGTCATCAAATATCGGATTGAACCCAAAAGAATAGAATTGATGATGAGCAGTTTAGAAGGTTGACTAAGATGAAGAGTCGACCAAGCAATAATACGTTTTGTCATCTTGTCTAGAAGCGGGTTAAAAACAGAAGCCTTCTTTGAAGGAAGATCAAATGGGACACCCGAATAATTCCCAAAACAATTAGATATCTTCATCTTGAGTACCGATGCCAAATGTGATCGGAAATCAGTCGGTGTGTTTGGACTGAATTTAACAAAGGATTTATCAAGATTTATCATTTGCCCTGAGGCTAGCTCAAAACAGCGAAACAAATCTCATAGCCCCTCAAAAGAACTTGGATTAGCTTTACAGCAAATAAAGGCATCATCAGCATAAAAAAGATGGGTGACTGGAGGAGCATAGCGATAAATCTTGAGGCCGTGTATGGTTCCAAGTCTCTCAGCTTCACGCAATTGACATGATAAAATCTCCATACacatgataaataaataaggTGAGAGTGGATCACCTTGACGTAGGCCACAAGAAGGTCGAAAAGGAATAGATGACTCACCATTAATTAGAACATTATAAGTGACAGTTGAAATACATTCCCAGATAATGTTATGCCAAAAAATAGGAAACCCAAATTTTTTTCATTACGACAATAAGGAATTGCCACGAAACTCGATCAAAAGCTTTGTGCATGTCAAGCTTCAGAGCAGCATAAGAAACCGAGCCTTTCTTAGTCTTGTTAAGATAGTGCATAATTTCATGTGTAATAAGACAGCCATCAGACATAAGCCGATAAGGGACAAAAGCCTGCTGAGATTCTGAAACAATAGAAGAAATAACTAGCTTCAGTCGATTGGCAAGACACTTGGATGCAAGGCGGTGAATAACATTACATAGACTTATAGGACGGAACTGAGAAACGAGCTCAGGGTTTTCCACTTTAGGAATAAGAATAATATGCGTGTGATTCCATTCTTTCAGCATAATGCATGTATTAAGAAACCGAAGAAGAGCCAAAGTAACAAGTTGACCAATCTGGGGCCAAAAAATTTGGAAGAATTTCGATGTAATACCATCTGGCCCAGGAGACTTTGGCCCATCCATGCCATTTAGCGCATTAACAATATCCCTCTCAGAGAAAGGGGCTGATAACAATAAGCAGTCTTCTGTACTCAGCATTGGGAGCGCGAGTGATGAAAGAAAAGGATCAATAAAACCTTTAGGAAAGGTAGGATCATGATGAGGGGTCGAATAAAGGAGTTCCTTGAAAAAAGAGGTAATCTCCAAATCAATCTTGTCAGGAGTAAATAACCATTCGCCCGAGCGAGAAAGTAAAGCAAGGATGCGCTGATTTGAAGATCGCTGTTTAACACGGGAATATAAGAAACGAGATGGAATTCCATCAAGAATCTCATTCTTTAATTTTGACCGTTGTAACCAATGTGCATGCTGTTTTTGAATGAGTTGTAATTGTAAAGAACGATCATGTTGAAAATTTGTTGTCGACTGAACATCCACAACCAGATTGCTTGAGTTGTGAATTTCATTCTGAATAGAAGACCAGTTAATACCATGAGAGAGACGATGATGAATAAACCACTGCATTGTAGAATACTGAATCGCGGCAAGACGGCGGGATAACACAAACATTGGAGACCCAGGAACAAAAATTTGACATGCATTATTATCAACCATTTGAGCAATCTCCGGAGAATGCAAGCACCAGTTATCAAGACGGTATGGACGTCTACGATTCTTTATAGAAGGAAAAAACTTGAGAATAATTGGAGCATGATCCGAAATAAGAATGGGTGGATGAAAAACTGAGGCAACTGGGAAAAGTTGTAACCATTCAGATTTGGCATAAGCACGGTCTAGTCTTTCCATAATAACCTGACCATTTGATCTATTTTGCAACCAAGTAAACGGAGGCCCAAAAAAAGGAACATCAAGCAAAGCATTGTCTAGTCTCCAGGAGGTGAAATCATGCTGGCCGCGAACTGAATTTAATCCACCTAATTTATCAGAATGCATTTCAATTTGATTAAAATCACCAATAATCATAAAAGGAGACAGAACAGATATTAAACCAGTAATATTATTCCATAAAGATAGTCTAAACTCGAAAGAAGGTTCACCATAAATAAACATTACATACATATCATGATTTATACATACTGGATTTACAGCGAGACTTAATTTACACAAAATAAAGTGAGGATGAACACTAAGAGTACTGATTACAACAGAATCATCACAACGCAAAAGAAGACCCCCCACTTTGGCCATTAGAGTCGATACCACAAAAATGAGAGAGTCTAAGATGGGTtgtgttgggcccagaattaccctGACTCATCAGACATAAGTCAGGCACTACTCAGGGCCAAGCCTGAACTAAAAATATCCAAAGCAAGACATTTGGAACGCCTGGTCAGGCATCAAGCACGAGGGAAACACAGGATAAGGCAACTAACAAGCCTGGCCTGAGAAGACACCACGTCAGGCATAATGGTACCATCACCAAAGCAAGTCAGGCCACAAAGGAAAGCACGATCAGGATGTGAAAACGAAGTCCCTATAAACAAGGAAGATCTATTCAAAGGAAGAATATAGAGGAAAAGATCAAAAGCAACGGCTGGAATGTAGAATGGGTCAAATAACTACTTCTGGGTAAATAGGGCAtgagtcctatttaccaggaaaccctaataCAACTTGGGTAGACCGTTTGAAGGCTATTACAAATAGAAAAGAAGACTAGAGAAGGAGATATACTTACTCACTCACTCGTACACTCATACTACTACTCTCTTACTTGTAATCAACAGAATATTTAGCATTATTCATAGCCTGCCATACCATATATCACGCCTGATATATAAATACCCTGTCAGGTTACCtaaaatcataataataatccctcctggcttggtgcccgtggttttttcccttattcctagggtttttccacgtataaatctttgtgttaTTGTTTTTTATTCGTTTACTTATTTAGCAATACTAGTCAGGCAATTCTatcgagttagatcaccccctCAAAACTTCCCTGGCAGGACATTTTCATTTAGTAAAATCCCTGTCAAAACAATTggtgcccaccgtggggcatctagctcaaaaataatcaaaacacaaaattaaacaacacaaaaacAATCTCAAAAAATGGCCGGAGATAGCATTGAACAACAACTGACTGCTGCTAaacaacaattgttggaaatggaacaacTAAAATAAAAGATGGCTCAAGCTGAAGCTGAAGTTGTGAAATTGAAAGAATCAGAATCCAATATGAAACAAAGGCTAGGAGacaaagcttcaggatcaaaattaAAGATTCAACCTGGCACGCCATTTTcctcaatcatcaggaacattgatttctccaactttggaACTCCTACTCCATCAAAATCCAGAGCAGGAGAAGGTGATACAGACTCAGAAGAAATCCCAAATAAAGAGGCTGTAGCAGATCAGACCAACACAGCAatcatgatggctatgctccaggaaatccagaaACTTCATGAAAAATTTGAGAAGATCCCTGGAGTACCCACCcccattgaagaagcaaatctagaaagctatgctgactcaccctttgtggatgagaTAGCCAGGATTGATTTGCCAAAGAAGTTTGTGGTCCCTTCAATGAGAATTTATGATGGGACTACAGATCCATAAAAtcatgtagcctactacaaacaaaGGATATTGGCAGCCTCTATACCCAGTGAACTACGACAACTCTGCATGtacaagggatttggaacaaccctgaatgggcctgccctacaatggtacataaatctgccaaatggaagcatcaaatcCTTTGCTGACCTGATCAACTCCTTCAACCATCAATTTGCCAGCAACAAGGAACTTGAAAAGAGATTTAGTGATCTGTACAAGATCAAGCAAAAGCCTGGTGAATCAATCAGAGCCttcatgaccagattcaacaaagaaaaggtgtcAATCTctagatgtgatgttggaacagctgtagaagctttcaggcaagggctacctCTGGACAGTGATTTCTATGATGAGATGACTACATTCGGCTGGAAGGAGATAAAGGTTTCAAAACAGACACAACTGAAAACAACCTAGGATATAACAGATCCAACAGGAAAAGTTCCAACCACAGAGGCAacagttccaggccatctccttatacaaggcctgacagatcagaagtcaactatacacaagAAAAAcaaggtaactcctatacttatccccctattcaagagtataacttctctgttgacactgcaggattaatcaaaagacttgacaacatgggaggaGACATTCTCAAATGGCCAAAAAAGACGGACAACCCCAATTCAAAGAAAGACACAACATGGTGgtgtgaattccacatggacgTAGGGCACACAACAGAGGAATGCCTTGGTCTGCGCAGGCAAGTGGCCTACCcactaaagaaaggctacttaaAAGATCTGATGCCATCAAAACGCAGGGAAGACAATGGAGCAAGAAAAGATTAGGAAAGGTAACAACGTGACCTGCCcccagcaccacccatctatgaggtcaaattcatcaatgaagAATCTGAGATCTGTGGCCTGACCAATTCGgctgcaaagaaaattgccagggagtcaaaaatgaaatctccttttaaaactaaaaatttaccttagattacttttgatgatactgacATGGAGAGAATCCCTGACCTACATCACGATGGCCTGGTTAttaccatgcaaataggaactgcacgtgtCCTGAGAATTCTAGTAGATAGAGGCAGCTCAGTTAACCTGATCATGTTTGATGTCCTGAAAGCAATGAAGATCGATGAAATCCAGATCataaagaaatcaaatgtcctggtaggattcaatggagaaacaaagaacacacTTGGAGATATATACCTGCCAACATATATGGAAGGAGTCTcctcatatgagagatttggagtcctgaactgcctgtcatcctacaactcTATCCTGGGAAGACAAtagatccacaatgtcaaagctaTACCTTCCACATACCACCAATGTGTCAAAATACCAATAGAGTGGGGAATAGAAACCATCAAAGgcgaacaaaaatctgcccaggaatgttatactgaatcattaaaaccttccaagacatgtaagtctctcgcctagcaattacagtaccctgtcaggagtacttatgtggcagaaaccaaaatggaaacagatcaagtagttttagaccctgagtatcctgacaggcatgtactggtaggatctgataTCCCTCATAATATCATACcagaattagtaagttttcttaagaataagtcttcatgttttgcctggtcttattttgatatgactggtatacaTGTCAACATCATCACccataaactcaatattgacaAATCTTTTAAGCCTGCGCAACAGAAAAGGAGGAAGTTTGCCCCCGAACGCAATTCCATTATTAAAGAAGAAGTAGACAAATTGttagatatgggaatgatcagagaagtcatgtaccctgagtggctagcaaatgtggtGGTactacaaaagaagaatggcaagtgcagagtttgtgtagactacacagacctcAACAAAGGCTGCCTAAAGGACCCATTCCCACTTCCTCACatagatgcaatggtagatgccacaacaggacatgaactcctaacatttatggacgcctcaagtggattcaaccagatcaagatgcaccAATCTGACTAGGAAAAAACTGCATTCATCATGAAAAGAGGCATATattgctacacagcaatgccctttggcctgaagaatgcaggggcaacgtatcaacgcctagtcaacatgatgttcaaagatcaaataggtgatACAATGgaggtctatattgatgacatggtggtcaaataaAAAAAGGCTAAAGATCATGTCAAGGATCTAGAAGTAGCTTTCAAAATCCTGaaagaattcaatatgaagctcaacccttccaaatgccactttggagtttctTCATGCAAATTTATAGGATACATGGTAGCCAAAAGAGGGATAGAAGCTAGcccagaacagataaaagccatcctggaTTTGGAGTCCCCCAATTCAGTCAAAGACATCCAAAGACTAACAggaagagttgcagccctgaacagattcatgtCCAGATCATCAAAAAGATGCAGATCCTTCTATGACCTCCTCAGGAAGAACAAGTCATTTAAATGGCTACCTGAACACGAAGCAGCCTTTTAGGACTTAAAAGCATACCTGACCACTCCTCCAGTGTTGGCTAAAccaaacaaaggagaacccctgacggtttacctatctgtcactgacacagcagtGAGTGGAGTTCTAACTAATGAAATTGAGGGCCAATAGCAccctgtctactatgtaagtaaaagtcccTTGGATGCAGAAAAAAGGTATggtttacttgaaaaatatgtacttgatTTAATTATATCCTGCACCAAACTTAGACCTtactttgaaagtcacccaataattagcagacttcgtggctgaattcagtcccaacctagaaccagacctcaaaAAAGAGGTCAACCATCTAGACACCCGTAAATCAGGccaggaatggaccttacacgtagatggagcaacaaatatgagaggAACTAGCCTAGGATTAGTATTGAAATCACCACAAAGAGACCTAATTGCTCATTCtattagttgtgagttcaaaccaacgaacaatgaagctgaatatgaagccctgatagctagacttaaggtatgtatagaacttggtgtgacaaatctcaaggtaaaaactaaCTCCCTTTTCatttccaatcaagtcaaaggaacataTGCTGCAAAGGATTCAAAAACGATTCTCTATTTAgactatgtcaaaaacctttgcaataaatttagttcatttgacattgatcaaataccaagagaaCTGAACACTCAGGCTGAAGCCCtggccagcctgggatcaaatttcagccctgctgtgtttgaaAAAATACCCATTGTTCACCTGTTAGAACCAACCATTGACAAACCTGACCAAACTTGTCCCATCTATGAGGACAcaaattcttggaccaaaccatactatgattggttcttataGGGGACACTTCCTAAAGATAAGAATGAGGCAAGAGCTCTAAATATCAAAGCCTCCACCTATACCATTATCAATAACATGTTGTTCAAAAAGTCACAGGCTGGGCCATACCTGCGTTGCCTGGAACCTCATGAAGCTAAACAAGTTATAAAAGATATCCATGATGGATaatgtggaaatcacaaaggtggcagaagcctggcTAGCAAAGTTCTAaggacaggctacttctggccaaccctCAGAGCTAACTGCATAGCCTACAGCTccaaatgtgaagcctgccaaatccattctccattcatccaacaaccatCAGAGCTGCTGCATTCCATCACAgctccctggccatttatgaaatggggaatggacattgtggggaaactacctcaagcccCTGGACAGAAATTATTTATGTTAGCAATGACCGATTATTTTCAAAATGGATAGAAGtagattcatacaggcaagtcaaagagaaggatgtcatatcatttgtCAAACGCAGCATCATATGTAGATATCGGATACCTTCGGAAATAGTTTAGGATAATGGTACCcagtttgtgggaaaaagaacagcagctttctgtgcacaatggaatatcaacctggtaacatccacgccaggctacccaaaagccaatggtcaagcagaatccagcaacaaagtggtaatcagttgcctgaagaaaaagctaaaaagaagaaaaggcagatgggctgaagaactccccttgGTCCTCTAGGCTGACATAACTACTCCTAAAACAGCCACAGGCCAAACTCcctattccctggtctatggctgtgaagcagtaatcccatcAGAAATCCACGTACCAACCACCAGAAGCAGCCTGAACACCATAGAGGAAAACATGTCACCATT is a genomic window containing:
- the LOC141632848 gene encoding uncharacterized protein LOC141632848, which translates into the protein MDLPIPGSKSNVSQPSFLWSGICRTASGFSPALSWKLGNGASVDLLTYRWVKGNVQSVRPSFNASSSVLSDLLSNSGTWNQQLVYRVFESSCAKVILAMEPPHIDIDDFLYLKFTEDGVYTVRSGYSFLLSQHSFSCSPSFYSAFPWKVLWSIRSSTKLPLLVWRIVHNILPLLDNHSLHGIQVSTSYVFCYSYPESLNHLFRSCTVARHVWLSSALGLNSVANPKVPLQR
- the LOC141632849 gene encoding uncharacterized protein LOC141632849, coding for MAKVGGLLLRCDDSVVISTLSVHPHFILCKLSLAVNPVCINHDMYVMFIYGEPSFEFRLSLWNNITGLISVLSPFMIIGDFNQIEMHSDKLGGLNSVRGQHDFTSWRLDNALLDVPFFGPPFTWLQNRSNGQVIMERLDRAYAKSEWLQLFPVASVFHPPILISDHAPIILKFFPSIKNRRRPYRLDNWCLHSPEIAQMVDNNACQIFVPGSPMFVLSRRLAAIQYSTMQWFIHHRLSHGINWSSIQNEIHNSSNLVVDVQSTTNFQHDRSLQLQLIQKQHAHWLQRSKLKNEILDGIPSRFLYSRVKQRSSNQRILALLSRSGEWLFTPDKIDLEITSFFKELLYSTPHHDPTFPKGFIDPFLSSLALPMLSTEDCLLLSAPFSERDIVNALNGMDGPKSPGPDGITSKFFQIFWPQIGQLVTLALLRFLNTCIMLKEWNHTHIILIPKVENPELVSQFRPISLCNVIHRLASKCLANRLKLVISSIVSESQQAFVPYRLMSDGCLITHEIMHYLNKTKKGSVSYAALKLDMHKAFDRVSWQFLIVVMKKIWVSYFLA